The proteins below come from a single Gloeocapsopsis sp. IPPAS B-1203 genomic window:
- a CDS encoding glucosidase, whose translation MTQEEIRLEENRTRKAYWRRWGPYLSERQWGTVREDYSATGSAWDYFPHDHARSRAYRWGEDGIAGISDNHQRLCFAIALWNGNDAILKERIFGLTGPEGNHGEDVKEYYFYLDNTPSHAYMKCLYKYPQQAFPYAELVQENQRRGFHDPEFELLDTGIFDSDRYFDVFVEYAKNTDEDILIKIKVINRSSEEKTLHLLPTLWFRNTWSWEENAQKPILKKIQSDVFSLVEAAHPTLGERWLYCDQSPELLCTENETNSQRLFGEPNKSPYVKDGINDYVIHGKKEAVNPEQVGTKVSPYYILNIGAGQEKTVHLRLCNTTVSAPFGEEFDRVFETRQQEADDFYQRISPNVTDPDAQSVQRQAFAGLLWTKQFYHYVIEDWLKGDSTQPTPNRTYERNKEWLHVFNDDILSMPDKWEFPWFAAWDLAFHVLPLAMIDPDFAKRQMDRFTREWYLHPNGQMPAYEWHFSDVNPPVHAWGTWRVYQIEKQMYGRADKDFLERVFQKLLLNFTWWVNRKDEEGNNVFQGGFLGLDNIGIFDRSSELPTGGHLDQSDGTSWMGMYCLNMLAIALELAKDNPPYEDIASKFFEHFLYIADAMNHIGDTDVNLWDDTDDFYYDVLHFPDNQRVHLKVRSMVGLVPIFGVEVLEQATLNNFPGFKKRFEWFITNRPNLTRNIACMEAKGIGERRLLAIVNRNKLELILQKMLDETEFLSDYGIRSLSKFHAENPYIFEVDGHQHRVDYEAAESTSGMFGGNSNWRGPIWFPMNFLIIESLQKYHNYLGDEFTVEYPTGSGKLMNLEEITTELAQRLMRIFLRSPQRRPVFGGIEKFQNDPHWQNWILFHEYFNGDDGAGLGANHQTGWTGLVADLIHQAYQQGTSATEPQKSLKASVIDT comes from the coding sequence ATGACTCAAGAAGAAATCAGACTAGAGGAAAACCGCACTCGTAAAGCCTATTGGAGACGTTGGGGACCCTACCTTAGCGAACGCCAATGGGGGACTGTGCGTGAAGACTACAGCGCTACTGGTTCAGCTTGGGACTATTTTCCCCACGATCATGCTCGCTCCCGTGCTTATCGTTGGGGTGAAGATGGTATTGCCGGAATTTCGGATAATCACCAGCGGTTGTGTTTTGCGATCGCACTGTGGAATGGTAATGATGCGATTCTCAAAGAACGTATTTTCGGCTTAACTGGACCTGAAGGCAATCACGGTGAGGATGTTAAAGAGTATTACTTTTACCTTGATAATACTCCCTCCCATGCATATATGAAGTGTTTGTACAAGTATCCACAGCAAGCTTTTCCTTATGCCGAATTAGTCCAAGAAAACCAACGCCGTGGCTTTCACGATCCTGAATTTGAGTTACTTGATACTGGGATATTTGATAGCGATCGCTACTTTGATGTTTTTGTGGAATATGCAAAAAACACCGACGAAGATATCTTAATTAAAATTAAAGTTATTAACCGCAGTTCAGAAGAAAAAACACTACACTTATTACCAACTTTATGGTTTCGTAATACTTGGTCGTGGGAAGAAAACGCCCAAAAACCAATTTTAAAGAAAATTCAATCAGATGTTTTTAGTCTAGTAGAAGCAGCTCATCCCACGTTAGGCGAAAGATGGTTATATTGCGATCAATCACCAGAACTTTTATGTACTGAAAACGAGACAAATTCTCAAAGATTATTTGGCGAGCCGAACAAGTCACCTTACGTCAAAGATGGCATTAATGACTATGTTATTCATGGTAAGAAAGAAGCTGTCAACCCTGAACAAGTAGGTACAAAAGTTTCTCCATATTATATATTAAATATTGGTGCAGGACAAGAAAAAACTGTCCATTTAAGACTTTGCAACACAACAGTATCAGCACCTTTTGGCGAAGAATTCGATCGCGTTTTTGAAACACGCCAACAAGAAGCTGACGATTTCTATCAACGTATTTCTCCTAATGTGACCGATCCAGATGCCCAAAGTGTACAACGTCAAGCATTTGCTGGTTTACTGTGGACAAAGCAATTTTATCACTACGTTATTGAAGATTGGTTGAAAGGCGATTCGACACAACCTACACCAAATAGAACTTACGAACGTAATAAAGAATGGCTTCATGTATTTAATGACGACATTCTTTCGATGCCCGATAAGTGGGAATTCCCTTGGTTTGCTGCTTGGGATTTAGCTTTTCATGTCTTACCTCTAGCTATGATCGATCCTGATTTTGCCAAGCGTCAAATGGATCGATTCACACGCGAATGGTATTTGCACCCCAACGGACAAATGCCAGCTTATGAATGGCATTTTAGTGATGTCAATCCACCTGTTCATGCGTGGGGAACTTGGCGCGTCTATCAAATTGAAAAACAAATGTATGGACGTGCAGATAAAGATTTTCTAGAGCGTGTATTTCAGAAATTACTTCTCAATTTTACTTGGTGGGTAAATCGTAAAGATGAAGAAGGCAATAATGTTTTCCAGGGTGGGTTTTTAGGGCTAGATAATATCGGAATTTTTGACCGAAGTTCAGAATTACCGACAGGTGGTCATCTCGATCAATCTGATGGTACAAGTTGGATGGGGATGTATTGTTTAAATATGTTGGCGATCGCACTTGAACTTGCAAAAGATAATCCCCCCTACGAAGACATTGCCAGTAAGTTTTTTGAACACTTTCTTTATATCGCTGATGCGATGAATCATATAGGTGACACAGATGTAAATCTGTGGGATGACACAGATGATTTTTATTACGACGTACTGCATTTTCCTGATAATCAACGGGTACATCTTAAAGTACGTTCTATGGTTGGACTTGTCCCTATCTTTGGTGTAGAAGTTTTAGAACAAGCAACTTTAAATAATTTTCCTGGTTTCAAAAAGCGATTTGAGTGGTTTATTACAAATCGCCCAAATTTGACAAGAAACATTGCTTGCATGGAAGCTAAAGGAATAGGAGAAAGACGATTACTCGCAATTGTTAATCGCAATAAACTAGAACTGATTCTGCAAAAAATGTTAGATGAAACAGAGTTTTTGAGTGATTACGGCATTCGCTCACTTTCTAAGTTTCATGCAGAAAACCCTTATATTTTTGAAGTTGATGGTCATCAACATCGCGTAGATTACGAAGCGGCGGAGTCTACTAGCGGGATGTTTGGGGGAAATTCTAATTGGCGTGGTCCTATTTGGTTTCCTATGAATTTCCTCATTATTGAATCGCTACAGAAATATCACAATTATTTAGGTGATGAGTTTACTGTTGAATATCCTACAGGTTCTGGTAAATTGATGAATCTGGAAGAAATCACTACTGAACTTGCACAAAGGTTAATGCGAATTTTTCTGCGATCGCCACAACGCAGACCTGTTTTTGGCGGTATCGAGAAGTTTCAAAATGACCCTCATTGGCAAAACTGGATTTTATTCCACGAATACTTCAATGGCGATGATGGCGCTGGACTTGGGGCTAATCACCAAACAGGGTGGACAGGTTTAGTTGCTGACTTAATTCATCAAGCGTATCAACAAGGGACTTCTGCAACTGAGCCGCAAAAATCACTTAAAGCGTCAGTAATTGATACATAG
- a CDS encoding pentapeptide repeat-containing protein, protein MITIKSLTLPVMLSFLGLVACSSQPTQATSQSSPQSQSAEVQRLLETKQCPECNLSNANLQEADLDEANLRGANLQGANLQGADLEEANLQNANLQQANLSNADLDKANLQGASLQEANLSGADLEEVNLQDANLENANLYRADLENANLQGTNLEGANLERADLEGTIRANQSTQ, encoded by the coding sequence ATGATAACTATTAAAAGTCTTACTTTACCTGTGATGCTGAGTTTTTTGGGGCTTGTGGCATGTTCTTCACAGCCAACTCAGGCAACAAGCCAATCATCACCGCAGTCACAATCTGCAGAAGTACAACGTTTGCTTGAAACAAAGCAATGCCCTGAGTGTAACCTCAGCAATGCAAATCTCCAAGAAGCTGATTTAGACGAAGCTAACTTGCGAGGAGCAAATTTACAAGGTGCTAATCTCCAAGGCGCAGATTTAGAAGAGGCAAACCTGCAAAATGCCAATCTACAGCAAGCTAATTTAAGTAATGCAGACTTGGACAAAGCCAATTTACAAGGTGCTTCTTTACAAGAAGCTAACTTGAGTGGTGCAGATTTAGAAGAAGTCAACTTGCAAGATGCAAACTTAGAGAATGCCAACTTGTACCGAGCCGATTTAGAGAATGCTAACCTACAAGGAACTAACCTTGAGGGAGCAAATTTAGAAAGAGCCGATTTAGAAGGAACGATTCGCGCTAACCAAAGTACCCAGTAA
- a CDS encoding SDR family oxidoreductase, with product MQGLKGKNALVTGATSGIGQAIAIRLAQEGVNVAINYRSSPEGAEKTEEQAMQRACGDVESCGVKSLLVQGDVSKEEDIVRMVNTVVAQFGSLDILINNAGIQTECPSHEVATDDFDQVISVNLRGAYLCARETLKHLLSQNRQGVIINISSVHEIIPRPMYVSYSISKGGMENLTKTLALEYADKGIRVNAVAPGATVTPINEAWTEDPQKKAEVESHIPMGRAGTAEEMAAAVAFLASDEAAYITGQTLFIDGGLTLYADFREAWSA from the coding sequence ATGCAGGGTCTTAAAGGAAAAAATGCTTTAGTTACAGGCGCAACTTCTGGGATTGGTCAAGCGATCGCAATTCGTTTAGCACAAGAAGGCGTCAATGTTGCGATCAACTATCGTTCTAGTCCTGAAGGTGCGGAAAAAACTGAAGAACAAGCAATGCAAAGAGCTTGTGGTGATGTGGAAAGTTGCGGCGTAAAATCACTACTAGTTCAAGGCGATGTCTCTAAAGAAGAAGACATTGTCCGGATGGTCAATACCGTTGTTGCACAATTTGGTAGTTTAGATATCCTAATCAATAATGCCGGAATTCAAACTGAGTGTCCTTCACACGAAGTTGCAACCGATGATTTTGACCAGGTGATATCAGTTAACCTGCGTGGTGCTTATTTGTGTGCGCGTGAGACACTAAAACATCTGCTTTCCCAAAACCGCCAAGGAGTCATTATTAATATCTCTAGCGTTCATGAAATTATTCCTCGACCGATGTATGTCAGCTATTCTATTAGCAAAGGTGGCATGGAAAATCTGACAAAAACTTTAGCTTTAGAGTATGCAGATAAAGGTATTCGCGTTAATGCTGTAGCACCTGGAGCAACAGTAACTCCTATTAACGAAGCTTGGACAGAAGACCCTCAGAAAAAAGCAGAAGTGGAAAGTCATATTCCAATGGGACGTGCGGGAACTGCTGAGGAAATGGCTGCTGCTGTAGCTTTTTTAGCTTCGGATGAAGCCGCGTATATCACTGGACAAACGTTATTTATTGATGGCGGACTCACCCTTTATGCAGACTTTCGAGAGGCATGGTCAGCTTAA
- a CDS encoding fasciclin domain-containing protein, translating to MKNRKNTITKLAGFLGGLAILPVLAACEPQTTTTQTSPAPEATPTIAPAPGETPADQTTPTTPTTGATDDIVNVASGDPSFSTLTELINAAGLADTLEGEGPYTVFAPTNEAFAGLSESTRQQLAQPENRETLRRILQYHVVPGEVTSDQLQSGEVATAEGNPVNVQVDAAANQVRVNDATVTQPDIQASNGVIHAIDSVILPPNLNL from the coding sequence ATGAAGAATCGTAAAAACACAATCACAAAGCTTGCTGGATTCTTAGGTGGATTGGCAATTCTACCAGTACTAGCAGCATGCGAACCACAAACGACGACAACACAAACATCTCCAGCACCTGAAGCTACTCCTACCATCGCTCCTGCACCTGGCGAAACACCAGCTGATCAAACAACTCCAACAACTCCAACCACAGGAGCTACAGATGATATTGTTAACGTTGCATCTGGAGATCCATCATTTAGTACATTGACTGAATTGATTAATGCAGCAGGTTTAGCCGATACCCTAGAAGGTGAAGGACCTTACACTGTATTTGCTCCTACAAACGAAGCTTTTGCTGGGTTATCTGAATCTACGCGCCAGCAGTTAGCACAGCCAGAAAATCGCGAAACCTTAAGAAGAATCTTGCAATACCACGTAGTTCCTGGAGAAGTGACTTCAGATCAACTGCAATCAGGAGAGGTAGCAACAGCTGAGGGTAATCCTGTCAATGTACAAGTTGATGCTGCAGCTAACCAAGTGAGAGTTAACGATGCTACTGTGACTCAACCTGATATCCAAGCCAGCAATGGCGTGATTCATGCAATTGATAGTGTCATTCTTCCCCCAAACCTTAACCTGTAA
- a CDS encoding class I SAM-dependent methyltransferase, translated as MHLKTIKNLLVTGVGIGSLLLAGCNQQRQFEAEAQSPTVQTQSPAPATEPTQPQERSPDVPYVPTPQEVVDQMLQLANVTSNDVLYDLGSGDGRIPITAVQRFNASRAYGVEINPELVQRARQNAETANVSDRVQIVQQDLFQTDLSEATVVTLYLLPDINIKLRPKLLQELRPGTRIVSHDFDMGEWQPDNVVQVQGPSRQHTLYVWTVPENVPANLQ; from the coding sequence ATGCATCTCAAGACAATTAAAAATTTGCTAGTTACCGGTGTGGGTATAGGTAGCTTGCTATTGGCAGGATGTAATCAACAACGTCAATTTGAAGCAGAAGCACAATCGCCAACGGTACAAACGCAATCACCAGCACCAGCAACTGAGCCTACTCAACCGCAAGAACGCTCACCAGATGTGCCTTATGTGCCTACTCCGCAAGAAGTCGTAGACCAAATGCTACAATTGGCAAATGTCACAAGTAACGATGTGTTGTACGATCTGGGTAGCGGTGATGGGAGAATTCCTATTACTGCTGTGCAAAGGTTTAATGCAAGTCGGGCTTATGGAGTTGAAATTAACCCTGAACTAGTGCAACGTGCTCGCCAAAATGCAGAAACGGCTAATGTCAGCGATCGCGTGCAAATTGTCCAACAAGACTTGTTTCAAACAGATTTGAGTGAAGCCACAGTAGTCACACTTTATCTCTTGCCAGATATCAATATTAAGTTACGTCCGAAGCTCCTACAAGAGTTAAGACCTGGTACTCGCATCGTTTCCCATGATTTCGATATGGGAGAGTGGCAACCTGACAATGTAGTTCAAGTTCAAGGTCCCAGTCGTCAACATACGCTTTATGTATGGACTGTACCAGAAAATGTGCCCGCAAATCTGCAATAG
- a CDS encoding amino acid permease: protein MSQREHNLNREGIASSIATTPKPALAFGDAIAIIVGIVIGAGIFETPALVAANSSNGAVALGAWVLGGVVSLLGALCYGELATTYPHTGGNYYYLLRAFGKSVAFLFAWARMTVVQTGSIALLAFVFGDYASQLWRLGAYSPSIYAALAIALLTGLNIIGVQQSKIAQNLLTAAKVLGLLLVVGVGLLITTSPPQQIIPPTESSLGLVMIFVLLSYGGWSEAAYISAEIRNVRRDMARSLVWSICIISTIYLLINLAYLRGLGLAGTAGSEAVAADLMRHAFGTPGAVFISFLIAISTLGATNATIFTGARTNYALGRDFAQFKFLSKWRNNGNTPIGALLAQGAISLVLVLGGTIAPRNGFEAMVDYTAPVFWFFFLLSAIALFVLRQREPQIPRPFQVPFYPLTPLLFCLICIYLLYSSLTYTGVGALLGLCVVLSGIPLLFWNRNQQV from the coding sequence GTGAGTCAACGGGAACACAACTTAAATCGAGAGGGAATAGCTAGTAGCATTGCGACAACACCCAAACCTGCACTGGCTTTTGGAGATGCGATCGCAATCATTGTTGGCATAGTTATCGGTGCAGGGATTTTTGAAACACCAGCACTCGTGGCAGCGAATAGTAGTAATGGGGCTGTTGCTCTTGGTGCTTGGGTTTTAGGAGGCGTTGTCTCTTTGCTGGGTGCATTATGCTATGGCGAATTAGCAACAACTTATCCACACACCGGTGGTAATTATTACTACTTGCTACGGGCATTTGGCAAATCAGTGGCTTTTTTATTTGCTTGGGCACGCATGACAGTAGTTCAAACTGGTTCAATTGCTTTATTAGCATTTGTATTTGGTGATTATGCTTCACAGTTGTGGCGCTTGGGTGCTTATTCACCATCAATCTATGCTGCTTTAGCGATCGCACTATTAACAGGTTTGAATATTATTGGCGTACAACAAAGCAAGATTGCGCAAAATTTGTTAACAGCAGCTAAGGTGTTAGGGTTACTGCTTGTCGTGGGCGTTGGTTTACTGATAACAACAAGTCCTCCACAACAAATCATTCCGCCAACCGAAAGCAGCTTAGGTTTAGTCATGATTTTTGTCTTGCTATCTTATGGCGGGTGGAGCGAAGCTGCGTATATTTCCGCTGAGATCCGCAATGTCCGCCGCGATATGGCGCGATCGCTGGTTTGGAGTATCTGTATTATCTCAACGATTTATTTGTTGATTAACCTTGCCTATCTTCGAGGCTTAGGTCTTGCTGGAACCGCTGGTTCAGAGGCTGTGGCAGCAGACTTAATGCGTCATGCTTTTGGAACTCCTGGCGCTGTATTTATTAGCTTCCTCATTGCTATTTCTACTTTAGGTGCCACCAATGCCACAATTTTTACAGGTGCGCGAACCAATTATGCATTAGGACGAGACTTTGCCCAATTCAAATTTCTCAGTAAATGGAGAAACAATGGCAATACTCCGATAGGTGCATTACTCGCTCAAGGTGCTATTTCCTTAGTACTAGTTTTAGGAGGAACTATCGCGCCTCGCAATGGCTTTGAAGCAATGGTAGACTACACTGCACCTGTGTTTTGGTTCTTCTTCTTGCTTTCTGCGATCGCCTTATTTGTCTTGCGACAGCGCGAACCACAAATACCACGACCTTTTCAAGTTCCGTTTTATCCTCTAACTCCGCTGCTGTTTTGTCTTATTTGTATTTATTTGCTTTACTCTAGTTTGACCTATACAGGAGTTGGAGCGCTATTAGGTTTATGCGTTGTGCTTTCAGGCATACCACTTCTGTTCTGGAATCGTAACCAACAAGTTTGA
- a CDS encoding DNA-binding protein, whose product MNKQLLLGLTIAASILTLGIPTIARSQTRIGDLQQRPPGTTISGRVGNIVGNDFILEDDSGQIIVDAGPRWWQQINLSPGEEVTVNGELGRGGEFDAFSITRANGTVIQIRPAQGPPPWAGGPNRNRPNSGARGNAPAKN is encoded by the coding sequence ATGAACAAGCAATTATTACTTGGCTTAACTATAGCGGCGTCAATTCTTACATTAGGGATACCTACAATAGCACGCTCGCAAACAAGAATCGGCGATTTGCAGCAGCGCCCTCCTGGTACAACAATCTCAGGTAGAGTTGGAAATATTGTTGGCAACGACTTTATTCTTGAAGATGATAGTGGGCAAATTATTGTAGATGCAGGACCACGTTGGTGGCAACAAATCAATCTATCACCTGGAGAAGAAGTTACTGTAAATGGTGAACTGGGCAGAGGTGGTGAATTTGATGCTTTCTCCATTACTCGTGCTAACGGTACTGTGATTCAGATTCGTCCAGCACAGGGTCCACCACCTTGGGCAGGTGGTCCTAACCGTAACCGTCCTAACTCTGGCGCTAGAGGCAACGCGCCTGCAAAAAACTAG